One window of the Pseudomonas knackmussii B13 genome contains the following:
- a CDS encoding HDOD domain-containing protein, with translation MNTAKQGLDYWIERLSEAELPALAAVVQDLQQLAAHDQSSVRQLAEVLLRDASLTSQVLRVANSVYYNPSQESIRTISRAIVLIGFENVRLIGLSACLIDQLLGKEPREQLLELLARAFHAAVQARNLAGFVLAREQEEVFISALLYNVGELAFWGGGGEQADMLSALLRQPGQEQEAAVRQVLGISFRQLTTGLMRSWGLGESLGMAASGGSPRVPASRAVALGVRISEAALDGWDCPEMEKLVDQVAQFTQLPREEVLPLILANAEEAVKVAATFGASRLCKLIPQTDPEQIRLQRERRRAALLQPDLDQMRRCLQELGTLASAPAGIEAVLDNLVDGLHRGAGLERVMVAVLAEQQTRYRVRRAVGEGSDAWLANFELPVGKGADAHLFDYVLKSREPVWMGVPASYGLSDLVSQTLRQHLGQGMFFIAPLLAGKRQVGVLYADNRPSGRALLHEQYVAFRHFTQAVGRCLQALSQR, from the coding sequence GTGAACACCGCCAAACAGGGGCTGGACTATTGGATCGAGCGCCTCAGCGAGGCCGAGCTGCCGGCCTTGGCCGCGGTGGTTCAGGACCTGCAGCAACTTGCCGCGCACGATCAGTCGTCGGTACGGCAACTGGCGGAAGTGCTGCTGCGCGATGCCAGCCTGACCTCCCAGGTGCTGCGGGTTGCCAACAGCGTCTACTACAACCCCTCGCAGGAAAGCATCCGTACCATTTCCCGCGCGATCGTACTGATCGGCTTCGAGAACGTGCGGCTGATCGGGCTTTCGGCCTGCCTGATCGACCAGTTGCTGGGCAAGGAGCCGCGCGAACAGCTGCTGGAGCTGCTCGCGCGTGCTTTCCATGCTGCCGTTCAGGCGCGCAACCTGGCGGGCTTCGTGCTCGCTCGCGAGCAGGAGGAAGTGTTCATCTCCGCGCTGCTCTACAACGTCGGAGAGCTGGCTTTCTGGGGCGGCGGCGGTGAGCAGGCCGATATGCTTTCGGCGCTCCTTCGGCAACCCGGGCAGGAGCAGGAGGCTGCGGTGCGCCAGGTGCTGGGGATCAGCTTCCGCCAATTGACGACGGGCCTGATGCGCAGTTGGGGATTGGGTGAGAGCCTCGGGATGGCGGCGTCCGGAGGCTCCCCGCGAGTCCCGGCTTCACGCGCCGTGGCTTTGGGGGTGCGGATCAGCGAGGCGGCACTGGATGGCTGGGACTGCCCCGAAATGGAAAAGCTCGTTGACCAGGTCGCGCAGTTCACTCAGTTGCCACGCGAGGAAGTGCTGCCGCTGATTCTGGCAAACGCCGAAGAGGCCGTTAAGGTGGCGGCGACCTTCGGTGCCAGTCGGCTGTGCAAGCTGATCCCGCAGACCGACCCGGAGCAGATCCGTCTGCAACGGGAACGGCGTCGTGCGGCGTTGCTCCAGCCGGATCTGGATCAAATGCGTCGCTGTCTTCAGGAGCTGGGCACGCTCGCCAGTGCGCCGGCGGGCATCGAGGCGGTGCTCGACAATCTGGTCGACGGACTACACCGCGGTGCGGGCCTGGAGCGCGTGATGGTGGCGGTGCTGGCCGAGCAGCAGACGCGCTATCGCGTGCGCCGGGCTGTCGGCGAGGGGAGTGACGCGTGGCTGGCGAATTTCGAGCTGCCTGTCGGCAAGGGCGCCGATGCGCACCTCTTCGACTACGTGCTCAAGAGTCGCGAACCGGTGTGGATGGGCGTTCCCGCCAGCTACGGACTGAGCGATCTGGTCAGCCAGACGCTGCGCCAGCACCTGGGGCAGGGCATGTTCTTCATTGCGCCCTTGCTGGCCGGCAAGCGACAGGTCGGTGTGCTCTATGCCGATAACCGCCCATCGGGGCGCGCGCTGCTGCATGAGCAATACGTGGCCTTCCGGCATTTCACTCAGGCGGTGGGGCGCTGCCTACAGGCCCTCAGCCAGCGCTGA
- the fabI gene encoding enoyl-ACP reductase FabI: protein MGFLAGKRALIVGVASKLSIASGIAAAMHREGAELAFTYQNEKLKGRVEEFAAGWGSSADLCFPCDVANDAEIEAVFQELSKKWDGLDIIVHSVGFAPGDQLDGDFTAVTTREGFRIAHDISAYSFVALAKAGREMMQGRNGSLLTLSYLGAERTMPNYNVMGMAKASLEAGVRYLAGSLGPEGTRVNAVSAGPIRTLAASGIKSFRKMLAANERQTPLRRNVTIEEVGNAGAFLCSDLASGISGEILYVDGGFNTTAMGQLDEE, encoded by the coding sequence ATGGGTTTTCTCGCCGGTAAACGCGCGCTGATCGTCGGTGTCGCCAGCAAACTCTCCATCGCCTCCGGTATCGCCGCGGCAATGCACCGCGAGGGCGCAGAGCTCGCCTTCACCTACCAGAACGAAAAGCTCAAGGGCCGCGTCGAAGAGTTCGCCGCCGGCTGGGGTTCCAGCGCTGACCTGTGCTTCCCGTGCGACGTCGCCAACGACGCCGAAATCGAAGCCGTGTTCCAAGAGCTGAGCAAGAAGTGGGATGGCCTGGACATCATCGTCCACTCCGTTGGCTTCGCCCCGGGCGACCAGCTCGACGGCGACTTCACCGCTGTCACCACCCGCGAAGGCTTCAGGATTGCCCACGACATCAGCGCCTACAGCTTCGTCGCCCTGGCGAAGGCCGGACGCGAGATGATGCAAGGCCGCAACGGTAGCCTGCTGACCCTTTCCTACCTGGGCGCCGAACGCACCATGCCGAACTACAACGTCATGGGCATGGCCAAGGCCAGCCTGGAAGCCGGTGTACGCTACCTGGCCGGCAGCCTCGGCCCGGAAGGCACCCGCGTCAACGCTGTATCCGCAGGCCCCATCCGCACCCTCGCCGCCTCGGGCATCAAGAGCTTCCGCAAGATGCTCGCCGCTAACGAGCGCCAGACCCCCCTGCGCCGTAACGTGACCATCGAGGAAGTCGGCAATGCCGGCGCCTTCCTCTGCTCCGACCTGGCCAGCGGCATCAGCGGCGAGATCCTCTACGTCGACGGCGGCTTCAACACCACCGCGATGGGGCAGCTGGACGAGGAATAA
- a CDS encoding ABC transporter ATP-binding protein: MSASVQPNDNLIEIRDLSVDFSSGNEIVHAVDKVSFDIRRGETLALVGESGSGKSVTANSILRLLPYPTARHPCGSVRYGELDLLQAPERKLRGIRGNRIAMVFQEPMTSLNPLHTIEKQIGEVLALHKGLQGKAARKRTLELLDLVGIPDPATRLKSYPHELSGGQRQRVMIAMALACEPELLIADEPTTALDVTVQLKILDLLRELQARLGMAMLLITHDLNLVRRIAHRVCVMQRGCIVEQASCENLFQSPQHPYTRELLGAEPRGGPVENPPGPTLLEVDDLRVWFPIKKGVFRRTVDHVKAVDGIAFSLRQGQTLGIVGESGSGKSTLGMAILRLIDSRGGIRFEGNALDAMNQAQVRPLRREMQVVFQDPFGSLSPRLSVGQIVGEGLEIHGICDEKEQQQRIIEALVEVGLDPETRNRYPHEFSGGQRQRIAIARALVLKPALILLDEPTSALDRSVQRQVVELLRHLQAKYNLTYLFISHDLAVVKALSHQLLVIRQGKVVESGPAQDIFTAPSHRYTQQLLEAAFMAPAEAIDE, translated from the coding sequence ATGAGCGCCTCTGTGCAACCTAACGACAACCTCATCGAGATCCGCGACCTCTCGGTGGATTTCTCCAGCGGCAACGAGATCGTGCATGCGGTAGACAAAGTCAGCTTCGACATCCGCCGGGGGGAAACCCTGGCCCTGGTCGGCGAAAGCGGCTCCGGCAAGTCTGTAACCGCCAACTCCATCCTGCGCCTGCTGCCCTACCCCACCGCACGCCATCCCTGCGGTAGCGTCCGCTATGGCGAACTGGATCTGCTGCAGGCTCCGGAACGCAAACTGCGGGGCATTCGCGGCAACCGCATCGCCATGGTGTTCCAGGAGCCGATGACCTCGCTCAATCCCCTGCACACCATCGAGAAGCAGATCGGCGAGGTGCTGGCCCTGCACAAGGGTCTGCAAGGCAAGGCAGCGCGCAAACGCACGCTGGAGCTTCTCGACCTGGTCGGCATCCCCGATCCGGCAACGCGCCTGAAGTCCTATCCCCATGAGCTCTCCGGTGGCCAGCGACAGCGGGTGATGATCGCCATGGCGCTGGCCTGCGAGCCGGAACTGCTGATCGCCGACGAACCGACCACAGCCCTGGATGTCACCGTGCAGCTGAAGATCCTCGATCTGCTGCGCGAACTGCAGGCCCGGCTGGGCATGGCCATGCTGCTGATTACCCACGACCTGAACCTCGTGCGAAGAATTGCGCATCGGGTATGTGTCATGCAGCGCGGTTGCATCGTCGAACAAGCGTCCTGTGAAAACCTGTTCCAGTCTCCGCAGCATCCCTATACCCGGGAACTGCTCGGGGCGGAGCCGCGGGGAGGTCCGGTGGAGAATCCGCCGGGGCCGACTTTGCTGGAGGTGGACGACCTGCGTGTCTGGTTCCCGATCAAGAAAGGGGTGTTCCGGCGCACGGTGGACCACGTCAAGGCCGTGGACGGTATCGCATTCAGCCTGCGCCAGGGCCAGACCCTGGGCATCGTCGGCGAAAGCGGTTCCGGCAAGTCGACACTGGGCATGGCCATCCTGCGTCTGATCGACAGCCGCGGCGGCATTCGCTTCGAGGGCAATGCCCTGGACGCCATGAACCAGGCTCAGGTACGACCGCTGCGGCGCGAGATGCAAGTGGTCTTCCAGGACCCGTTCGGCAGCCTGAGCCCCCGTTTGTCGGTGGGCCAGATCGTCGGCGAAGGCCTGGAGATTCACGGAATTTGTGACGAGAAGGAACAGCAACAAAGGATCATAGAGGCACTGGTGGAGGTGGGACTGGATCCGGAAACCCGGAACCGCTACCCCCACGAGTTTTCCGGCGGGCAACGGCAGCGTATCGCCATCGCCCGCGCACTGGTGTTGAAACCGGCGCTGATACTGCTGGACGAGCCCACCTCGGCGCTCGACCGCTCGGTACAGCGCCAGGTGGTGGAGCTGTTGCGCCATCTGCAAGCCAAGTACAACCTGACCTACCTGTTCATCAGCCACGATCTCGCGGTGGTGAAGGCCCTGAGCCACCAGTTGCTGGTGATCCGACAGGGCAAGGTGGTCGAAAGCGGCCCGGCGCAGGATATCTTCACTGCGCCTAGCCACCGTTACACACAGCAACTGCTGGAAGCCGCTTTCATGGCCCCGGCAGAAGCGATTGATGAATGA
- a CDS encoding SurA N-terminal domain-containing protein: MLQNIRDNSQGWIAKTIIGGCVVVMALGSFNAIMRASHHENVAAKVNGEDISLGELQRAQENQRMQLQQRLGKDFDASALDEKLLKDAALKGLIERQLVLQAAQGDKFVFSQQQVDQLILQTPEFQVDGKFSAERFDEYVRRMGASRMQFRQMLEQEMLIGQLRAGIAGSGFVTDAELQSFARLEKQTRDFATLTFKADPAKAEVSDADLKSYYDAHKAEFMSPEQVVIDYVQLKKSSFFNQVNVKDEDLQAQYQKEIAGLSEQRDAAHILVEVNAKQTEAQAKAKIEALKARLDKGEDFAKLAKEASNDVGSASNGGDLGYAGRGVYDQAFEDALYALKNKGDVSAPVRTQYGWHLIKLMGVQAPDVPSFASLKPKLEQDLKSQLVEQRFVEVGKQLESSAYEASDLSQPAQELGLKVETSKPFGREGGEGVAANRQVVQSAFSTEVLEDGANSGAIELDPETVVVLRVKEHHKPEQQTLEQVSAPIREQVKRDHAAAAAKAAGEALLAGLRDGKTPIAQAQNGQTWKVVEAASRSQEGVDPQLLQAVFRMARPAKADQPTFSGITLNNGDYVLVRLNGVSEPSATLSDQEKAMYRQFLASRSGQEDFAAFRRQLQDQAKIEKY; this comes from the coding sequence ATGCTGCAAAACATCAGGGACAATTCTCAAGGCTGGATCGCCAAGACCATTATCGGGGGCTGCGTCGTTGTCATGGCGCTAGGAAGCTTCAATGCCATCATGCGGGCTTCCCACCACGAGAATGTCGCTGCCAAGGTGAACGGTGAAGACATCAGCCTCGGCGAGCTGCAGCGCGCTCAGGAGAACCAGCGGATGCAGCTGCAGCAGCGGCTGGGCAAAGACTTCGATGCCTCCGCGCTGGACGAAAAGCTCCTGAAGGACGCCGCTCTGAAGGGGTTGATCGAACGCCAACTGGTGCTGCAGGCCGCTCAGGGAGACAAGTTCGTCTTTTCGCAGCAGCAGGTTGACCAGCTGATTCTGCAGACCCCGGAATTCCAGGTGGATGGCAAGTTCAGCGCTGAGCGCTTCGACGAGTACGTGCGTCGAATGGGCGCCAGCCGCATGCAATTCCGCCAGATGCTCGAGCAGGAAATGCTTATCGGGCAGCTGCGCGCCGGTATTGCAGGTTCCGGTTTCGTGACCGATGCGGAGCTGCAGAGCTTTGCGCGTCTGGAGAAGCAGACCCGCGACTTTGCCACTCTGACCTTCAAGGCTGATCCGGCCAAAGCGGAAGTGTCGGACGCTGACCTGAAGAGCTACTACGACGCCCACAAGGCCGAGTTCATGAGCCCGGAGCAGGTCGTAATCGACTACGTGCAGCTGAAGAAGTCGTCCTTCTTCAACCAGGTCAACGTGAAGGACGAGGACCTGCAGGCTCAGTATCAGAAAGAAATTGCCGGTCTGTCCGAGCAGCGCGATGCCGCACACATTCTCGTCGAGGTGAATGCCAAGCAGACCGAAGCCCAGGCCAAGGCCAAGATCGAGGCGCTCAAGGCGCGCCTGGACAAAGGTGAGGACTTCGCCAAGCTGGCCAAGGAAGCCTCCAACGACGTGGGTTCCGCGTCCAATGGCGGTGACCTGGGTTACGCTGGCCGCGGTGTTTACGACCAGGCCTTCGAAGATGCCCTGTACGCCCTGAAGAACAAGGGTGACGTTTCCGCCCCGGTTCGTACGCAATACGGTTGGCACCTGATCAAGCTGATGGGTGTGCAGGCGCCGGATGTACCCAGCTTCGCAAGCCTGAAGCCCAAGCTTGAGCAGGATCTGAAAAGCCAACTGGTCGAGCAGCGCTTCGTTGAAGTAGGCAAGCAGCTCGAAAGCTCCGCTTACGAGGCATCCGACCTAAGCCAGCCGGCCCAGGAGCTGGGGCTGAAGGTGGAAACCAGCAAGCCGTTCGGCCGCGAAGGCGGCGAGGGCGTGGCTGCCAATCGTCAGGTGGTGCAGTCGGCATTCAGCACCGAGGTGCTGGAAGACGGCGCCAACAGTGGTGCGATCGAGCTGGATCCGGAAACTGTGGTCGTACTGCGCGTTAAAGAGCACCACAAGCCTGAGCAGCAGACTCTGGAGCAGGTTAGTGCGCCGATTCGCGAGCAGGTCAAGCGCGACCATGCTGCCGCGGCGGCCAAGGCTGCTGGCGAAGCTCTACTGGCTGGCCTGCGCGATGGCAAGACGCCGATCGCCCAGGCGCAAAACGGTCAGACCTGGAAGGTCGTCGAGGCCGCTTCGCGCAGTCAGGAAGGTGTCGACCCGCAGCTTCTGCAGGCGGTCTTCCGTATGGCGCGTCCGGCCAAGGCCGATCAGCCGACGTTCTCTGGCATCACCCTGAACAATGGCGATTACGTACTCGTTCGCCTGAATGGTGTCAGCGAACCGAGCGCCACCCTGAGCGACCAGGAGAAGGCCATGTATCGCCAGTTCCTGGCTTCGCGCAGCGGTCAGGAAGACTTCGCCGCCTTCCGTCGCCAACTGCAAGACCAGGCTAAGATCGAGAAGTACTGA
- a CDS encoding microcin C ABC transporter permease YejB, which yields MLAYILRRLLLIIPTLFGILLINFIIIQAAPGGPVDQMIAKLEGINNAAGGATGRIAGGGGELASGGSSQYRGGQGLDPELVKEIERMYGFDKPAPERFWIMLKNYCHLDFGTSFFRDAKVTDLIVEKLPVSISLGLWSTLIMYLVSIPLGIAKAVRNGSQFDIWTSSAIIVGYAIPAFLFAILLVVLFAGGSYWDWFPLRGLTSNNFDQLSTFGKIKDYFWHLALPITALVIGNFATITLLTKNSFLDEIGKQYVVTARAKGLTERQVLYGHVFRNAMLLIIAGIPSALLGVFFTGSLLIEVIFSLDGLGLLSFESALNRDYPVVFGTLFIFTLFGLVMKLVSDVLYTLVDPRIDFENRE from the coding sequence ATGCTGGCCTATATCCTGCGCCGCCTGTTGCTGATCATCCCGACCCTGTTCGGCATCCTGCTGATCAACTTCATCATCATCCAGGCCGCTCCCGGCGGCCCGGTGGACCAGATGATCGCCAAGCTCGAAGGCATCAACAACGCTGCCGGCGGCGCCACCGGGCGCATTGCAGGTGGCGGCGGCGAGCTCGCCTCAGGCGGCTCCTCGCAGTATCGCGGTGGCCAGGGCCTGGACCCGGAGCTGGTGAAAGAGATCGAGCGCATGTACGGCTTCGACAAGCCGGCGCCCGAGCGCTTCTGGATCATGCTCAAGAACTACTGCCACCTGGACTTCGGCACCAGCTTCTTCCGCGACGCCAAGGTCACCGATCTGATCGTCGAGAAGCTGCCGGTGTCCATCTCGCTGGGCTTGTGGAGCACCCTGATCATGTACCTGGTGTCCATCCCACTGGGCATCGCCAAGGCCGTGCGCAACGGTAGCCAGTTCGATATCTGGACCAGCTCGGCGATCATCGTCGGCTACGCAATCCCGGCCTTCCTGTTCGCCATCCTGCTGGTCGTGCTGTTCGCCGGCGGCAGCTACTGGGATTGGTTCCCGCTACGCGGCCTGACTTCCAACAACTTCGATCAGCTCAGTACCTTCGGCAAGATCAAGGACTACTTCTGGCACCTCGCCCTGCCGATCACCGCACTGGTGATAGGCAACTTCGCCACCATCACCCTGCTGACCAAGAACAGCTTCCTCGACGAGATCGGCAAGCAGTACGTGGTCACCGCACGCGCCAAGGGCCTGACCGAGCGCCAGGTGCTCTACGGCCATGTATTCCGCAACGCCATGCTGCTGATCATCGCCGGCATCCCTTCGGCGTTGCTGGGCGTGTTCTTCACCGGATCGCTGCTGATCGAGGTGATCTTCTCCCTCGACGGCCTCGGCCTGCTCAGCTTCGAGTCGGCGCTCAACCGCGACTACCCGGTGGTCTTCGGCACCCTGTTCATCTTCACCTTGTTCGGCCTGGTCATGAAGCTGGTCAGCGACGTCCTCTACACACTGGTCGATCCGCGCATCGACTTCGAGAACCGGGAGTGA
- a CDS encoding extracellular solute-binding protein, whose amino-acid sequence MMRRILAAALLGLATLAQAAPQHAITLYDEPPKYPADFQHFDYVNAKAPQGGTLRLSDFGGFDSLNPFIPKGNPASQINLVYDTLTFHSLDEPFTEYGLLAEKIEKDPQQRFVRFYLRPQARFADGTPVTAEDVVFTFNTLMTKGDPMYRNYYADVDKVVAEDRLRVRFDFKRAGNRELPLILGQIAILPKHWWDSRDFGKTSLEPPLGSGPYRVAKVDPGRSIRYERVKDYWAKDLPVNRGFNNFDAVVVDSYRDLTVALEAFKAGQFDFNEERIAKNWATAYDSPAVRDGRIVRQELPNDNPWGMQGFVFNMRRPVFKDVRVREAISLLFDFEWTNKQMFFGSYKRDRSYFENSEMAAHALPDAEELKILEPLRDKLPPQVFDSVFEPPVSDGSGIIREQKRKAYRLLLDAGYKIVDDRMVDPDGKPLSFEFMLAQADFERVLLPFKRNLSELGIDLQIRLVDVSQYVNRLRSRDFDMMVASWPQSNSPGNEQREFWHSSSADNPGSRNFIGLRDPAVDALVEGLIAADSRDSLVHHARALDRALQWGHYVVPNWYLDTWRLAYWNRLAHPQKLPPYSYALMTWWQARENAEPSTATAQQESR is encoded by the coding sequence ATGATGCGCCGCATTCTGGCCGCCGCGCTGTTGGGTCTGGCGACTCTGGCGCAAGCCGCCCCGCAGCACGCCATCACCCTTTACGACGAACCACCGAAGTACCCCGCCGACTTCCAGCACTTCGACTACGTCAACGCCAAGGCGCCGCAAGGCGGCACCCTGCGACTCTCCGACTTCGGAGGCTTCGACAGCCTCAATCCGTTCATTCCCAAGGGCAATCCGGCGTCGCAGATCAACCTGGTCTACGACACCCTGACCTTCCACTCGCTGGACGAGCCCTTCACCGAATACGGACTGCTCGCCGAGAAGATCGAAAAGGACCCACAACAACGCTTCGTGCGCTTCTATCTGCGACCGCAGGCGCGCTTCGCCGACGGCACCCCAGTGACCGCCGAAGACGTGGTCTTCACCTTCAACACCCTGATGACCAAGGGCGACCCGATGTACCGCAACTACTATGCGGACGTCGACAAGGTGGTAGCCGAAGATCGACTGCGCGTGCGCTTCGACTTCAAGCGTGCGGGCAACCGCGAACTGCCGTTGATCCTCGGGCAAATCGCGATCCTGCCCAAGCACTGGTGGGACAGCCGCGACTTCGGCAAGACCAGCCTGGAGCCGCCGCTGGGCAGCGGCCCCTATCGCGTGGCCAAGGTCGACCCGGGACGCTCGATTCGCTACGAGCGGGTCAAGGACTACTGGGCGAAGGACCTGCCGGTGAATCGCGGCTTCAACAACTTCGATGCCGTGGTCGTCGACTCCTACCGCGACCTCACCGTCGCCCTGGAAGCCTTCAAGGCCGGACAGTTCGACTTCAACGAAGAGCGCATCGCCAAGAACTGGGCCACCGCCTACGACTCGCCAGCCGTGCGCGACGGACGCATCGTTCGCCAGGAATTGCCCAACGACAATCCCTGGGGCATGCAAGGGTTCGTCTTCAACATGCGCCGCCCAGTATTCAAGGACGTGCGCGTGCGCGAAGCCATCAGCCTGCTGTTCGACTTCGAGTGGACCAACAAGCAGATGTTCTTCGGCTCCTACAAGCGCGACCGCAGCTATTTCGAGAACTCCGAAATGGCCGCCCACGCACTGCCAGACGCCGAGGAACTGAAGATCCTCGAACCGCTTCGCGACAAGCTGCCGCCGCAGGTCTTCGACAGCGTCTTCGAGCCGCCGGTAAGCGACGGCAGCGGCATCATTCGTGAACAGAAGCGCAAGGCCTATCGCCTGCTGCTCGACGCCGGCTACAAGATCGTCGACGACCGCATGGTCGACCCCGACGGCAAGCCGCTGAGTTTCGAGTTCATGCTGGCCCAGGCTGACTTCGAGCGCGTGCTGCTGCCCTTCAAGCGCAACCTGTCCGAGCTGGGCATCGACCTGCAGATTCGCCTGGTCGATGTCTCCCAGTACGTCAATCGGCTGCGCTCGCGCGACTTCGACATGATGGTCGCCAGTTGGCCTCAGTCCAATTCACCAGGCAACGAGCAGCGTGAGTTCTGGCATTCGAGCAGTGCCGACAATCCCGGCAGTCGCAACTTCATCGGCTTGCGCGATCCGGCGGTCGATGCACTGGTCGAGGGCCTGATCGCCGCCGACTCGCGTGACTCGCTGGTGCACCACGCCCGCGCGCTGGATCGCGCCCTGCAATGGGGACACTACGTGGTCCCCAACTGGTACCTGGACACCTGGCGACTGGCGTACTGGAACCGCCTTGCCCATCCGCAGAAGCTGCCGCCCTACAGCTATGCGCTGATGACCTGGTGGCAGGCGCGTGAAAACGCCGAACCTTCCACCGCTACGGCGCAGCAGGAGTCTCGCTGA
- a CDS encoding ABC transporter permease: MRLSPMNQRRWARFKANKRGWWSLWLFLVLFTLSLGAEIIANDKPLVVHYDGQWYFPAFKRYPETVFGGEFPLEGNYKAPYMRQQFTDKNAWVLWPPITYSYDTINYDLRVPVPSPPTRENWLGTDDQARDVLARVIYGFRISVLFALVLTALSSIIGVFVGALQGFYGGWVDLLGQRFLEIWSGLPVLYLLIILASFVQPNFWWLLGIMLLFSWMSLVDVVRAEFLRGRNLEYVRAARALGMKNGTIMFRHILPNAMISTLTFMPFILTGAIATLTSLDFLGFGLPAGSPSLGELVAQGKSNLQAPWLGISAFAVLALMLSLLVFIGEAARDAFDPRK, encoded by the coding sequence ATGCGCCTGTCCCCGATGAACCAGCGCCGCTGGGCGCGCTTCAAGGCCAACAAGCGCGGCTGGTGGTCGCTCTGGCTGTTCCTCGTGCTCTTCACCCTGAGCCTGGGTGCGGAAATCATCGCCAACGACAAACCGCTCGTCGTCCACTACGACGGCCAGTGGTACTTCCCGGCGTTCAAGCGTTATCCCGAAACCGTGTTCGGCGGCGAGTTCCCGCTCGAAGGCAACTACAAGGCGCCCTACATGCGCCAGCAGTTCACCGACAAGAACGCCTGGGTGCTGTGGCCGCCCATCACCTATAGCTACGACACCATCAACTACGACCTGCGCGTCCCCGTACCGTCGCCGCCGACCCGGGAGAACTGGCTGGGTACCGACGACCAGGCGCGCGACGTGCTCGCCCGCGTGATCTACGGCTTCCGCATCTCGGTGCTCTTCGCCCTCGTACTGACCGCGCTGAGCTCGATCATCGGTGTGTTCGTCGGCGCCCTGCAGGGCTTCTACGGCGGCTGGGTCGACCTGCTCGGCCAGCGCTTCCTGGAAATCTGGTCGGGGCTGCCTGTGCTCTATCTGCTGATCATCCTCGCCAGCTTCGTGCAGCCGAACTTCTGGTGGCTGCTGGGCATCATGCTGCTGTTCTCCTGGATGAGCCTGGTCGACGTGGTGCGCGCGGAATTCCTCCGTGGCCGCAACCTCGAATATGTGCGCGCAGCCCGCGCCCTGGGCATGAAGAACGGCACCATCATGTTCCGCCACATCCTGCCCAACGCGATGATCTCCACCCTGACCTTCATGCCGTTCATCCTGACCGGCGCCATCGCCACCCTGACCTCGCTGGACTTCCTCGGCTTCGGCCTGCCCGCCGGTTCTCCGTCCCTGGGCGAACTGGTCGCTCAGGGCAAATCCAACCTGCAGGCGCCCTGGCTCGGCATCAGCGCCTTCGCCGTACTCGCCCTGATGCTTAGCCTGCTGGTATTCATCGGCGAAGCAGCGCGCGACGCATTCGACCCGAGGAAGTGA